One genomic segment of Aquipluma nitroreducens includes these proteins:
- the cls gene encoding cardiolipin synthase, giving the protein MAFLLDIWKSLPSLVTILYFLTVVFTAILIILENRNPQKTISWILVLVLLPFIGIVIYLFFGQEYRKTKMYSRKGLKHLERLRNLTLEQLDNLPENHFQISEKLYSKKRLMNLLLSNSNAILTNNNEVQILHNGAETFPEIFRTMEEAKHHIHLEYYIIENDRIGNYLRELLIRKAQEGIEVRLIFDDVGSWELKKKFIRSMSDAGVKVDCFMKVRFPMLTSRVNYRNHRKILVVDGETAFVGGLNFADRYQDGVPGIGPWRDTHLKVKGGGATALQIIFMADWYFVSKEILKGEDYFKPFASGNGKLVQMTASGPDSDWESISQAYFVAISSATDYVYISTPYLMPTDDIVTALKTSALGGIDVRIIVPGLSDAITPKWGTNSYVEELLEAGVKVYFYKAGFTHSKVIVSDGVFSSVGTANLDFRSLETNFEVNAMIYDEEIAKVLTNQFLEDQEKSELVILEEWQKRPRINKIKESFARILAPML; this is encoded by the coding sequence ATGGCTTTTTTGCTCGATATTTGGAAATCATTGCCAAGTTTGGTTACAATCCTTTATTTCCTAACGGTTGTCTTTACCGCTATTCTTATTATTTTAGAAAATCGAAACCCTCAGAAAACGATTAGTTGGATTTTGGTTTTGGTTTTGTTACCGTTTATTGGAATTGTGATTTATTTGTTTTTTGGTCAGGAATATCGAAAAACCAAAATGTATTCGCGCAAGGGGTTAAAACACCTTGAAAGACTTCGGAACTTAACTTTGGAACAACTTGATAACCTTCCGGAGAATCATTTTCAAATCAGCGAAAAGCTATATTCAAAAAAGAGGCTCATGAATTTGTTGCTTTCCAATTCAAACGCCATTTTGACCAACAACAACGAAGTTCAGATTTTGCACAATGGAGCAGAAACCTTTCCGGAGATATTCCGCACGATGGAGGAAGCGAAGCATCACATTCACCTTGAATATTATATTATTGAAAATGACCGAATCGGGAATTATCTCAGAGAGCTTCTGATTAGGAAAGCTCAGGAAGGCATTGAAGTCCGGTTGATATTTGACGATGTGGGCAGTTGGGAACTGAAAAAGAAGTTCATCAGGTCGATGTCGGATGCTGGAGTCAAGGTCGATTGTTTTATGAAGGTTCGTTTCCCGATGCTGACTTCCAGAGTTAATTACCGCAATCATCGTAAAATTTTGGTGGTCGATGGTGAAACGGCTTTTGTTGGAGGTTTGAATTTTGCCGATCGTTATCAGGATGGAGTTCCGGGAATCGGCCCATGGCGCGACACGCACCTAAAAGTGAAAGGTGGCGGCGCTACAGCTCTTCAAATTATTTTTATGGCCGACTGGTATTTCGTTTCGAAAGAGATTTTGAAAGGTGAGGATTACTTTAAGCCGTTTGCATCGGGGAATGGAAAATTGGTTCAGATGACGGCCAGTGGCCCGGACTCGGATTGGGAAAGCATTAGCCAGGCTTATTTTGTTGCTATTTCTTCGGCTACCGATTATGTGTATATTTCTACTCCTTACCTGATGCCAACTGATGATATTGTTACGGCTCTGAAAACTTCGGCTTTGGGAGGTATTGATGTGCGGATTATTGTACCGGGTTTATCGGATGCCATAACTCCCAAATGGGGAACAAATTCGTATGTTGAAGAGTTACTTGAAGCTGGTGTGAAAGTTTATTTCTACAAAGCAGGGTTCACGCACAGCAAAGTTATTGTTTCTGATGGTGTTTTCTCTTCGGTCGGAACAGCAAACCTGGACTTCAGGAGCCTTGAAACCAATTTTGAAGTTAATGCCATGATTTATGACGAAGAAATAGCCAAAGTCCTAACGAATCAATTTTTGGAAGATCAG